Genomic window (Takifugu rubripes chromosome 1, fTakRub1.2, whole genome shotgun sequence):
TGATTCCTGTGATTCCTACGGTCAGAATCATCTTGATGTCCATGCCCCACTGAGCTAGGTTTATTTAAACATAAGCTACATCACATGGGATTGATTTTTAACTTTAGATAATTGATGAATAGTTGCCCTAGTTGGTTTGCTGCCACCTTAGGTGCCAGGTGGTATTGCAGGTACCTTGGCTTTCTGGTAGATGTTGTGTGCGATGATCCTCGTGCTTTCAAACATGTCTTCTCCTGGTCCAGATGACTGACACATCTTTGTCTAgccaacacacgcacgcacgcacgcacacacacacacacacacacacacacagagttgacATTTTCGGCTTTAGAATACCTTTTTCAGAACATTTGTGAAGACATTCGTTTGGTTATCACAGCATCTAGGCTATTCAAGGGGTTTAGACTTGGATTTAAGGTTAGATTCAAGTTTAGTTGATGTATTTACCCCTCCTACAGGACAGGAACTGTTCAGGTAATCACAGGGCAGTCCGGTGTTCACACAGTGAGGTCCTTTTGTGTTTGGACTAACATCACCAAGGTTGCTAGAGGAGAATCCAGCGACAAAGCCTCCCtgatcacacgcacacgcacgcacgcatgcacaatATTTATCGTTATTTCCTTTTGTCCATCTGATATTCAGGTGTTTCAGGTGTGGAATGttcatgtgttgtttttacatGTCCAGGAAGCTCTCCAGGGTTCTTGTCCTGCTCCATCAGGTAAGACGCATAGCCCATGTTGTCACTACTCACCATGCGGTTAGTGTAATTCATGCTAACAGCATGAACAGCGAACCAGCTTTCAGAAAAAGGAAGAAGTGAATACATAATTTATGATTCGGGAAAGCAATCTGAACCACCCTTTGTTTTTTACCTTAGCATACCAATCCCATTTCCATCTAGATCTGTGAACTTCAACACCAGCACTTGCTTATCTGTGTTCCACTTGTACCTGAAGGCACCATTTACAATGTCTTTACATCAGTGGAGTGCATGTCCAGTAAAGGCCTGTAAAGTGACGTAcctgtttctctcctcttctggaTTGTTCATGTATGAGTGAGGACTCCTGTTGACACTGTTGCCTTCCAgatctcctctgctcctgtagATCCTGCCAGGCTTCGTGTTGTTGTGGGCTATATCTATACTCTGGAGAAAAGGTCAAATCTGTATGAACATGTGGTTTTATTCAGCTGGATGTCTTATTGAACATTGTAAAAACTGGACACCAAATTATAACATAGATCTTAATAGATGTTGATCAAAGAAAGTGACAAACCTTGACAATGCCATTAACTAGTGGCTGGACGGATTCTTTGATGTAACCTTTACTGGTGATCATGAACAGGGTGTACTGGAAATACCCAGCTAgtccacagtgtgtgtgtgtcccactgAGAACAACGTTGTCTTGACGATACAAGTTGCCATATTTTGCCTTCAGCGCGTTCAACACCTGCACACATTGTTTTGGGTAAGTATTATGTCACttctgcatcacttcctgtttagagtTCAGCATAAGCTCCTTAGCTTCACTGGTCTACTGTTAGCACGTCTAGCAGTCTACTGTTTTTCACCTCCAGTCGTAGCCGTTGTGAAACCATCCCCACATCTGCAGTAACAAACACGACTCTCTTCCTGCCATCGTCAATGATGAAGGCTCGGCTGTACAGGCGAGTGTGTATGCCTGCACCTGTCTGCTTAGTGTTAGCGTAGCCCATCTGAAAAAGATTGTAACATGGCAGATAAAGCTGTATCATTTGAATGATGAGTTCTGTCGTTTTTAGTCCTCTTGTTTGTCCAGATGAAGGGACGCATTGTCTGCAAAGAGATGCTGCCCTGGATTTGTCCTTGATGATCACAAATAGGTATTTCAAGCCTATCAGCAGTCATAAAGATAGGACAATAACAGGACTCTGTGGGGTTATACATCAGTTCTATCAGTTTGGTGTCTTTGATTACGACAGAGACCGTAAAGATTATCAGCAAACCCACACTTGAACAGCACAATTGGATTTTGCTGCAgattaaaatcacatttcaggAAACACACGCCTGATAGGCTAAACAAAGTTCGTTCCTCACTAAAGGTTTTCTTATTTCCTAACCTAGACCGGCATGAGCCTACACTCCACACTGTGTAATTTTAGGACACAACAGGTACTTTACTGTCCGCAATGTTGAAGAATTAGTCAGGAACCGAAAGCTGTCTGAAGTAGACCTTGCGAGCTGTGCTCTACACAGGCCATCAGCTGCCTGTGGCCATCACAACTCAAGCTGTGGACCAAAGGGAGGCTGCTCATGCGTTCCTCTACTGACCAAAGGTATTTCGGCCGGGGGTCCGGTACAGTCAGCTCGGCCCACGCCGATCAGGTATGGTTTATGTTCTGTCTCTTGGCTGGGCACAGGCGTTGACTCCAGCCCTGTCAGAAAGACAGAAGTACAAAAGTGAACTCTTTGACTTGCCATCTGCAGACATCTGACTTGCTGTTGTTAGAGCGTGCTTCTTTTTACCTGGGGCTGTATTCCTGGTGAACATCAGGGTGATGAGTGTCACAATCCCTCCAGTCACAAGGACTACCAGGATGGCCACGGCACCACAGCTCACTGTCTTCTTGCGTGCCATGCTGTGGGTGGGGAAAGGCAgaagtgtgtgttcttgctgtTTAAACATGTTTCTGGTGGCACGTTGAACTTTTTCCTTAATGTTGCCTTCTCTCTTCCACCCATTTACACTCTGTCTGAAATGATCCCCCCTGTTTCTTTTGATTTCACAGCTTCTGGATCTGATCCATTAATGATTTCGAAAGAAAGTAAGCACTTCAAGGTCGCTTGTGGAAAGCGAGCATGAACCTCAACCATGACAAATGGCGAAAAAACATCGACAGAAATAATTTTACACCATTTTTTGTGATTACAGCACTCAAAATAACAAGGGATATGTTTGGCCTCTCAGATAAGAGGCTCCgcagcaccatcaccatcatcaccatcattgaTTCGTTGCAGAGGAACGAGAGGAACGAGAGTTGAGACATGAAATAATGCTGTGGATCCTACTCACCTTTATCATGGAGACAGAGCGTCGTTGTGTTGACTCAAACTGATCTCAGGTGTCTTTATCTACCTGATAAAGTTTCTCACTCCAAAGGTTGCTCTCCCGACTCTCACACGGGTTATTGATTATGAATTGATCATTACATAAGAAAAACAATCCACTTTAAAGCTTtgccatttatttattctgctttATTAAATCCCCATGCAGAGTGTGAACATTCGCCTCATTTTTCCTCCAAAAGTGTTCAGGGGTCAGTTAGTGAGTCcagagatgaatgaatgaatgtcaaTTGTCAGATATTGTCAGATAGATTTAAAAAACATAATAACTGTATCTGAAACCGAGACACAGAGTTATTCTGATATTGTAACATTAAATAATTCACAAACAGCTTCAAAATTTGGTTTACAATGTTATTTGATGCTGattaaaggaaaaagaaaagtattGACAGTTGCTAATTTAAGTGGCGTAGATTAATATTCTGTTTATCTTGTTCATATTTTGCCTTATGTCTGTTTTTAGTTGCGTATCTTCTCAGTATAaatgaagagaggaaaaaaacacttttgcttttgcttttattaAAGAATGCAAGAATGAATGAAGCTGCGAGCTTCAGGACAACACCAGAGTGCCATTGGTTATGTTGCCTCTTCAGCTCATCAGAAATATCCTGTGGGGTCAGATTTGTCGCACATctgcacatgcacgtgtgaAGTTATTCCAGGGTAGACGGTCTGCATGGGCAGCAGGACCCCGATCCGTTCGCCCTTCCTCAGCGTCCCAGAGACTTTATCAGGACGGACGTAGAACAGCTTGAAACAGAGATCTGCAGGGGgagataataaaaacaaaaccattgGGATATCAGGAATGGTGACATCTGCCTGGGAGAACAAATGTGAATGAGATTACGGATGAAACACCCCAAACAAAATCACAGTTCATCTAATGGCACAAGCTGTTCACAGACCTCTTCAGAAAGTCACAGAATTTCAGCTGTGGCTGTTGCATGCTAACTACAGCATGAGACTACAGCTAACAGGTGACATGCTAACAGGCGGAGGCTAAAGCTAGTGAGCGTGAACGGactttctcctctcaggttgaTGCCGTCGTTGATGGCCTTCTTCGCGGGGTCGGTGTAGACAATAACCCGTCCATTGAGTGTCACATCAAATGGAGCATAGACGACGGCGCCATCACTGCACACGATATCCAGACCTTTGTGAGTTCGGTCTCCACTGAAATGCAGCAGATATTCCATCAGAAACATTCAGTTTGGGTTTTGTGTAAATCACCATCGGGCCATTTTACTGTCTTGTTACCGTCTGGCCCCGTACTGCCCTTGACCCCAGCGGTCTGAGGTCCTCCTCTGGTTGGTGGGGTTTCCTTCACATAGCCGTCCAAACTTCACAGCATCACAAAGACACACCAGAGCTACACATACgccgcgcgcgcacacacacacacacacacacacacgcacacacagtgaaTCCATACATTGTGTCAAAATGGattttttggttgtttctgaTTATTTAGAGCAGTGTTTTTTAACCTGGGTTCGATCGTACCAGGTGAGTCATTCTCAGGGGTTTGGCATTACTAGTCTAGCAGCGACAAAACTAAAGAAACACTTCCTTAAGCTGCATGGAGCTGGGGGAAATCAAGAACACAATGTTTGCTGAACTCGAGGCGAAGAAAGCCAGATTCGATGAAAAGGCCACGCCATCGTACGCAGTTGCTTACCTGGTcgcatgtttttgtgtgaaaaTCACGTCTGAACAGTTTTGTTCACGCACGGTTGATTtagaatttgaaaaaaaatcacaacgtTCACAACAAAGAAGGGTTCGTTGAATATGAAACTGGTGGGATTCAGTACCTCCAGCAAGGTTAAGAATCACTGATTTAGAGGAATACATTTGGAGCTTCAGATGGAGAAATTTCACCTCTGACCACTGATTGCAACACACATTTAGTTTGAGCTGTTGAAAGAACTGTTAATCTTGCATAAATCTAAGGCTTAATCCAAAAATTTTAAGTGTCTCACCCAGCAGAACGAGGATTTGTCTCATCCTGAATGCTGTTTCTTCCAAACCTTTCTGTGGGTCTTTCCTCCCTGCAGCTTTTATAAAAGCCAGTGTTCCTCTTTCGTTACAAGGGAAAGTCCAGTGTGATGGAAGGAACAGCTACTAAGTAAATATGACGTTTTGTAATCAGGAAGGTAGCTGAAGTGCAACTGGTGGCGATTGTGTTATTACAAAGGGAGGAACCTGCAGTAAGTGACCTGCCGTCTACCTCTAAAACATGTTTTGCAAAAATTAAACAAAGAGCACTGCTATTTAATCCAATGCTGACACAAGGTGAAAGTCACAAACTCCTTTTTTATTCGCTTGAGCACATCGCTAAGAAAATACTGAAAACTTGCTCTGAAAAAAGATTCGACAAACTGATGGTCtttaaattatattaaaatatttctCTACATAACTTGAGTCAT
Coding sequences:
- the lect2.1 gene encoding leukocyte cell-derived chemotaxin-2, encoding MRQILVLLALVCLCDAVKFGRLCEGNPTNQRRTSDRWGQGQYGARRGDRTHKGLDIVCSDGAVVYAPFDVTLNGRVIVYTDPAKKAINDGINLRGENLCFKLFYVRPDKVSGTLRKGERIGVLLPMQTVYPGITSHVHVQMCDKSDPTGYF